A genomic region of Ignavibacteriota bacterium contains the following coding sequences:
- a CDS encoding exo-alpha-sialidase produces MTSSAFGFAKYGDTLTQGGYTYQKFRTVQRSSLNWQSGQEYTLFEIAVNSPMASDDLKLTNSLSDARWFMNINYSDKTDSVFYQPVAKGFAFQNRSAGSAGTAYSGERHVALHGTKFHEVFESAGEIIYRRKDLNAASWDTTTRISAGNGSNNDASIVVAHDGSVHVVWQRQLNANAFALWYNKSTDGGFTWGTPFRPASAESVVIIQQNQWNIYPLHGN; encoded by the coding sequence GAAGTTTCGCACCGTTCAACGAAGTAGCCTAAATTGGCAGTCAGGCCAGGAATACACACTGTTCGAAATTGCCGTGAATAGTCCAATGGCATCGGACGATTTGAAACTCACCAATTCTCTCTCCGACGCCAGATGGTTCATGAACATCAACTACTCTGATAAAACTGATTCGGTGTTCTACCAACCAGTCGCCAAGGGCTTTGCTTTTCAGAACAGATCGGCTGGAAGTGCGGGGACAGCGTACTCCGGTGAGCGACATGTGGCCCTCCATGGCACCAAATTCCATGAAGTCTTCGAAAGTGCAGGCGAGATCATCTACCGAAGAAAAGACCTCAATGCGGCATCGTGGGACACCACGACCAGAATCAGTGCTGGGAACGGAAGCAATAATGACGCAAGTATCGTCGTGGCACACGACGGCTCGGTCCACGTTGTCTGGCAACGGCAGCTCAATGCGAACGCCTTTGCCCTTTGGTATAACAAGAGCACAGACGGAGGGTTCACATGGGGAACTCCCTTCCGCCCTGCCAGCGCGGAAAGCGTCGTGATAATCCAGCAGAATCAATGGAACATTTATCCACTCCACGGGAACTAG